From Rutidosis leptorrhynchoides isolate AG116_Rl617_1_P2 chromosome 3, CSIRO_AGI_Rlap_v1, whole genome shotgun sequence, a single genomic window includes:
- the LOC139901366 gene encoding uncharacterized protein, whose translation MSKECISAVLVAERERVQVPIYFVSRVLQGAKVNYPELEKLTLALVHTARKLRRYFQAHPIIVLTNKKIRKVLMKPEKSGRMAKWAIELGEHDIEFQACHSIKDQVLAEFMAETTKTDEGSDSTFAQIITPPVEMKEWKLFTDRASSSDGSGAGLMLIKPEGQEFTYALCFEFNTTNNEAEYEALLAGLRIAKEMKIKHLQAFVDSQLIANQVLGIFEARQPTIQLYMSKVRELVESFKSFTIKHVRRSQNKKADALSKLAFITFAHLAKEVLVEVLEKRSIEAQEVHDLITEEENTWMKPIREYLELGILPEDKKET comes from the coding sequence ATGTCCAAGGAATGCATCAGTGCGGTGTTAGTAGCAGAGCGAGAAAGAGTACAGGTCCCGATATACTTCGTAAGCCGGGTTCTACAAGGTGCGAAAGTCAACTATCCAGAACTCGAAAAGCTCACGCTCGCCCTAGTTCATACAGCAAGGAAACTACGAAGGTACTTTCAAGCTCATCCTATAATTGTGTTAACTAACAAGAAAATTAGGAAGGTGCTCATGAAGCCAGAAAAGTCGGGTAGAATGGCCAAATGGGCCATAGAGCTCGGGGAACATGACATTGAATTCCAAGCTTGTCATTCAATTAAAGACCAAGTGTTAGCAGAATTCATGGCAGAAACAACGAAGACAGACGAAGGGAGTGACTCTACCTTTGCACAAATTATCACTCCTCCTGTTGAAATGAAGGAATGGAAATTGTTCACCGACAGAGCTTCTAGCTCTGATGGCTCAGGGGCAGGGCTAATGTTAATTAAACCAGAGGGGCAAGAGTTTACTTATGCGCTATGCTTCGAATTCAACACAACcaacaatgaagcagaatatgaagCTCTTCTCGCCGGGCTCAGAATAGCGAAAGAAATGAAAATTAAGCATTTGCAAGCCTTTGTAGATTCCCAACTTATTGCTAACCAGGTTTTAGGTATCTTTGAAGCAAGACAACCTACCATACAACTCTACATGTCAAAGGTCAGGGAACTAGTGGAAAGCTTCAAAAGCTTCACAATCAAACATGTGAGAAGGAGTCAAAACAAGAAAGCAGATGCCCTGAGCAAATTAGCTTTTATCACTTTCGCGCACCTGGCGAAAGAAGTATTGGTCGAAGTGTTAGAAAAAAGGTCCATCGAAGCTCAGGAAGTCCACGACTTAATCACTGAAGAAGAAAACACATGGATGAAGCCAATAAGGGAGTACTTGGAACTCGGAATTTTACCCGAAGACAAAAAGGAAACATGA